A DNA window from Nitrospirota bacterium contains the following coding sequences:
- a CDS encoding class I SAM-dependent methyltransferase has protein sequence MNPLEHIQSVTVCDLCGADVTQNGTCVAEGRQELLGVSIHLSTVVCRRCRFIFQPERFSETLMTALYRQDTGNAFDETKEKQSINKSYLSERQAVISRVLTAYGISEGAAVLDVGGGRGECCQHLAQRHRVVVADATECDPADPRIEKVHGFFSATLDEGTFDVVVMNHVLEHVFSPTEFLAAANHVLKKGGILVVEVPFELYTPLVARHLGDWRHVGYFCRATLRQFLEKSGFVVEHLALETGRYEARRLPLVRAIARKTTPQIPSRSDRNSVLVLVADMFKPAVLGALAKRLVCR, from the coding sequence ATGAACCCGCTGGAACATATTCAAAGCGTCACCGTCTGTGATCTTTGCGGAGCCGACGTTACACAGAATGGAACCTGCGTGGCGGAAGGGCGGCAGGAACTGCTGGGTGTATCGATACATCTATCGACAGTCGTCTGTCGGCGTTGCCGCTTTATATTTCAGCCTGAACGGTTCTCCGAAACTCTGATGACAGCATTGTACAGACAGGACACCGGCAATGCCTTTGACGAAACAAAAGAAAAGCAATCAATTAACAAGTCATATCTGAGCGAAAGGCAAGCGGTTATCTCACGTGTGTTGACTGCCTACGGTATTTCAGAAGGCGCAGCAGTGCTCGATGTAGGCGGTGGACGCGGAGAGTGTTGTCAACATCTCGCGCAACGGCATCGGGTTGTGGTTGCAGACGCAACCGAGTGCGATCCGGCGGATCCCAGGATAGAGAAGGTGCATGGATTTTTCTCAGCGACCTTGGATGAGGGGACATTTGACGTCGTGGTGATGAATCACGTCCTCGAACATGTTTTTTCGCCCACAGAATTTCTGGCTGCTGCCAATCATGTGCTGAAAAAAGGCGGCATCCTTGTTGTGGAGGTGCCGTTCGAGCTTTATACTCCCCTCGTGGCCAGACACTTGGGCGACTGGCGGCATGTAGGTTACTTTTGCCGCGCCACATTGCGCCAGTTTCTCGAAAAATCAGGCTTCGTCGTGGAGCATCTTGCCTTGGAAACGGGGCGCTATGAAGCGCGACGTTTGCCGCTGGTTCGAGCAATCGCCCGCAAAACGACACCTCAGATACCGAGCAGGTCTGATCGTAATTCCGTCCTGGTACTGGTTGCCGATATGTTCAAGCCGGCTGTTCTGGGAGCGCTTGCTAAACGTCTGGTGTGTCGATGA
- a CDS encoding polysaccharide biosynthesis C-terminal domain-containing protein has product MIVKTVSANFAIQAITFATSVLTARMLGPVGRGELALVLLYPQLVAGLTLMGVDRAVAVLSGRGELVRPIAAISKLVLLLTIPAMAAGYIALHWRLTDPHIAGLSTLYLAYVPAVYFFMLVVFLFNGTGDFVRFNLVRLGFYVVNLILLISIWAASPSASLDWVVMANLAAVYGGLALATWLLRGFQRSGGTGIVAASQTSDVRRTLRLALVFAIPAALAQFSISAYQIVIEHHMGAGPLGLFVVYYSYSRLFSPVGSAIGSHLFHLGIVGGNRDIALTFRRSLIIYFGCSLPLWLIAGWLIPLLFGRGFVVNPWVVGLLFVSGPFTLSSATLAEFLNGRQKVGANTGGLVIYLAALVVLGWWLVPQYGLVGMALAMLVADILRCVYIIRQVGRDTQQHMVDFLWVTWTDLAALAIAGKTALLRFRVWQSTF; this is encoded by the coding sequence ATGATTGTCAAAACGGTATCAGCAAATTTTGCCATCCAGGCGATAACCTTCGCGACCTCGGTCTTGACAGCGCGTATGCTGGGCCCTGTCGGGAGAGGTGAACTTGCGCTGGTATTGCTCTACCCTCAGCTTGTAGCCGGTCTCACACTCATGGGCGTTGATCGGGCGGTGGCTGTCCTTAGTGGTCGAGGGGAGCTTGTCCGGCCCATAGCAGCTATCAGCAAGCTGGTGCTGCTGCTCACTATTCCCGCGATGGCGGCTGGCTACATAGCCTTGCACTGGCGTTTGACCGACCCGCATATTGCGGGGTTGTCCACATTGTACCTCGCCTACGTTCCAGCAGTATATTTTTTCATGCTTGTTGTGTTCCTGTTTAACGGAACCGGTGATTTCGTTCGATTCAATCTGGTTCGACTGGGATTCTATGTGGTCAATCTAATTTTGCTGATTTCCATCTGGGCAGCGTCCCCATCGGCATCCCTGGACTGGGTGGTAATGGCAAACCTGGCTGCCGTTTACGGTGGACTGGCTTTGGCGACATGGTTGCTTCGTGGATTCCAGCGTTCGGGTGGCACCGGCATCGTGGCGGCTTCACAGACAAGCGATGTCCGTCGCACGCTCCGTCTGGCCTTAGTCTTTGCGATACCTGCAGCATTGGCCCAATTTAGCATTTCCGCTTACCAGATTGTTATAGAACATCACATGGGCGCAGGTCCATTGGGTCTATTCGTTGTCTATTATTCCTACAGCCGCCTGTTCTCTCCGGTGGGAAGTGCAATAGGATCACATCTGTTCCATCTCGGCATTGTAGGTGGGAATAGAGATATCGCGCTCACCTTTCGGAGAAGTCTGATAATCTATTTCGGATGCTCTCTGCCGTTATGGCTGATTGCCGGGTGGCTGATCCCACTGCTGTTCGGGCGGGGTTTCGTAGTGAATCCATGGGTTGTAGGGCTCCTCTTTGTTTCAGGCCCATTTACTCTTTCGTCAGCTACCCTGGCGGAATTCCTGAATGGACGGCAGAAAGTGGGCGCCAATACCGGCGGATTGGTGATTTATCTTGCCGCTTTGGTCGTCTTGGGTTGGTGGCTGGTGCCGCAGTATGGCCTTGTCGGGATGGCATTGGCGATGTTAGTTGCTGATATACTGCGTTGTGTTTACATCATCAGACAGGTTGGACGTGATACCCAACAACATATGGTAGACTTTTTATGGGTGACATGGACAGATCTTGCCGCACTGGCAATTGCCGGGAAAACGGCATTGCTGCGGTTTCGCGTGTGGCAGTCAACATTTTGA
- a CDS encoding class I SAM-dependent methyltransferase, translating to MVDKENLLTVLKDCAREYPKDLIDRELMDVPRIAFNISLVLQRTEGRVRICDLGGGIGLFSVGCAAIGMSSILVDDFRDKVNTEFEAVPRTVHNKYNVEVINTDVIETPPSFGIGSFDVVTTFDSLEHWHHSPKPLFRKVMQWLKPNGLLIIGMPNCVNLRKRITVPLGYGKWSRMEDWYEDDRFRGHVREPDVADLRYIGADLGLKNIEILGRNWLGYQSRFNWVRVMTPLIDMPLRLFPALCSDLYLIGRKPS from the coding sequence ATGGTAGATAAAGAAAATCTTTTAACGGTTCTCAAAGATTGCGCGCGAGAATACCCAAAGGACCTCATCGACAGAGAGTTAATGGATGTCCCCAGGATTGCCTTTAATATTTCTCTGGTTCTTCAACGGACTGAGGGCAGGGTTAGAATTTGTGATCTTGGTGGGGGCATCGGATTGTTTTCCGTGGGCTGTGCTGCAATTGGTATGTCTTCCATCCTTGTCGATGATTTTCGAGATAAGGTAAATACTGAGTTTGAGGCAGTACCTCGGACTGTTCACAATAAATATAACGTCGAGGTGATAAATACCGATGTTATCGAAACCCCACCCTCATTTGGCATTGGATCATTTGACGTCGTTACCACTTTTGATTCTCTTGAACATTGGCATCATTCGCCTAAACCTCTTTTTCGAAAGGTCATGCAGTGGTTAAAGCCGAACGGATTGCTTATCATAGGTATGCCGAATTGCGTGAACCTGCGAAAAAGAATTACCGTGCCGCTTGGTTATGGCAAATGGTCTCGTATGGAAGATTGGTATGAAGACGATAGATTCCGAGGTCATGTGAGGGAGCCGGATGTTGCGGATCTCCGCTATATAGGTGCAGATCTCGGCCTAAAAAACATTGAAATCCTGGGACGCAACTGGCTTGGTTATCAGTCGCGATTCAATTGGGTAAGAGTAATGACACCGTTAATTGATATGCCTCTCAGGCTGTTCCCTGCGCTGTGTTCAGACTTATACTTAATTGGGAGGAAACCGTCTTGA
- a CDS encoding glycosyltransferase: MIVNLFLSSHVWTAPLNAFGVRQHVAALYEEVFRGSEVRVYPRNREGGLLVNGLRHLPALLSGGINVLTQGYPIVTGALATWITRNPRLIVHTWKVPGFSDERMSAKVNDLLLRRVINRARAVVVVSKLQRRQLEALGVSCPVVFAPVSVDSAFWRADPEDLDAVLMHFGLAKHGYILTAGGPDRDEVYAARVARILEVPYVRASWDIHTAERSRLQLAREGLENYSRILNNPSDVELRALYAGAHVVCLPTLTRTNPAGLTSLVTAMACGAAVAIPETIAEGYIEDGTNGLVFRGSPDEFAARTLSLHDKLPLIRQKARQFAENELNTITVAKHLKTKLQTQRVLD, from the coding sequence ATGATAGTGAACCTTTTCCTCTCCAGTCATGTCTGGACCGCACCCCTCAATGCTTTCGGCGTACGCCAACATGTGGCGGCACTGTATGAAGAAGTATTTCGGGGCAGTGAGGTCAGAGTGTACCCCAGGAATCGTGAGGGCGGTTTGCTGGTCAATGGACTGCGGCATCTGCCTGCTCTCCTGTCAGGCGGAATCAACGTCCTTACACAGGGCTACCCAATCGTGACTGGCGCCCTGGCGACCTGGATTACCCGAAATCCGCGCCTCATCGTACATACGTGGAAAGTGCCGGGGTTTTCAGACGAGCGGATGTCCGCAAAAGTGAACGATCTTCTGCTGCGCCGGGTGATCAACCGTGCGCGCGCGGTTGTTGTTGTAAGCAAGCTCCAGAGACGTCAACTTGAAGCGCTCGGGGTATCTTGCCCAGTCGTGTTCGCCCCGGTGTCAGTGGATAGTGCGTTTTGGCGCGCAGACCCGGAGGACCTTGATGCGGTACTGATGCATTTTGGCCTGGCAAAGCACGGTTATATTTTGACGGCAGGCGGGCCCGATCGAGACGAGGTTTATGCTGCCAGGGTGGCCAGAATATTGGAGGTGCCCTATGTCCGGGCCAGTTGGGATATCCATACTGCCGAGCGCTCGCGACTACAACTTGCCCGTGAAGGTTTGGAAAATTACTCCCGAATCCTCAATAATCCTTCCGATGTTGAATTGAGGGCTCTATATGCCGGAGCACACGTGGTTTGTTTGCCAACACTGACGAGGACAAATCCTGCAGGTCTTACCTCTCTTGTGACGGCCATGGCTTGTGGGGCGGCAGTTGCCATACCGGAGACTATAGCAGAGGGCTACATCGAGGATGGGACGAATGGTCTGGTGTTCAGGGGATCTCCGGATGAATTTGCCGCGCGAACGCTTTCTCTACATGATAAGCTGCCTTTAATCCGGCAGAAGGCGCGGCAGTTTGCGGAAAATGAATTGAATACCATAACTGTGGCAAAGCACTTAAAAACCAAACTTCAAACTCAGCGAGTATTGGATTAG
- a CDS encoding glycosyltransferase: MKVLHVIPSLSENLDGPANAIGKMCKGLVVEGVDITIYTTDLHPINYDSLKGLEVRVFKTFKKSNYCFSAGLWLTLKKNISQYDIVHIHALWVFPSTIAAYLSRKKKVPYIIRTCGMLDYYSVTHDKWKHFKKRLYFNIFERHNLNLASAIHFTSLEEQKRTEHLNIKSSSLILPVGVEIGEFIDLPAKGCFRARYPFLKDKKIILFLGRIHYKKGLEILLDAYKRISDRTDKAHLVIAGPDNDGYEEHLKKKVSKLELNDKVLFTGLVKGKQKIEAFTDADVFCLPSFQENFGIAVVEAMAAQLPVVISDQVNIHAEISDAKAGFVTPCDPEEVADAIMQIISNDTLKGKMGLNARQLVFNKFSWDRIAKKMTENYQRIIQEYKSDESPVN; the protein is encoded by the coding sequence ATGAAAGTTCTCCATGTAATACCAAGCTTGAGTGAAAATCTTGATGGGCCTGCAAACGCCATTGGGAAGATGTGCAAAGGTTTAGTTGTTGAGGGGGTCGATATTACAATTTATACGACGGACCTGCATCCTATTAATTACGATAGTCTCAAGGGTCTGGAAGTGAGGGTATTTAAAACATTTAAAAAAAGCAATTACTGTTTCAGCGCGGGTTTATGGTTGACATTGAAAAAGAATATATCGCAATATGACATTGTTCACATACACGCATTATGGGTCTTTCCTTCAACAATAGCAGCGTATCTATCAAGAAAAAAGAAAGTCCCCTATATCATCAGGACGTGCGGTATGCTGGATTATTACAGCGTAACTCATGATAAATGGAAGCATTTTAAAAAAAGGCTCTATTTTAATATATTTGAACGTCATAATTTGAATTTAGCTTCCGCCATTCACTTTACCTCTTTGGAAGAGCAGAAAAGAACGGAGCATCTGAACATTAAATCCTCATCCTTGATTTTGCCGGTCGGGGTAGAAATAGGCGAGTTTATTGATCTGCCTGCGAAAGGGTGTTTCAGGGCACGGTATCCTTTTTTAAAAGATAAGAAAATAATTCTATTTTTGGGACGAATCCATTATAAAAAGGGATTGGAAATACTTCTCGACGCGTATAAGAGGATATCGGATAGAACGGATAAAGCGCATCTCGTTATTGCAGGCCCTGACAATGATGGATATGAAGAACATTTGAAGAAAAAAGTCAGCAAGCTTGAGCTCAACGACAAAGTTCTTTTCACCGGACTGGTGAAAGGGAAACAAAAAATAGAGGCCTTTACTGATGCTGATGTTTTCTGCCTGCCTTCATTTCAGGAAAACTTCGGCATTGCCGTGGTCGAGGCCATGGCTGCACAGCTCCCTGTGGTGATAAGCGACCAGGTCAATATTCATGCTGAAATCTCTGACGCGAAAGCTGGATTCGTTACCCCGTGCGATCCGGAAGAAGTGGCTGATGCAATAATGCAAATAATAAGCAATGATACACTGAAGGGCAAAATGGGGTTGAATGCCCGTCAACTTGTTTTTAATAAGTTTTCATGGGACAGGATAGCGAAGAAGATGACGGAAAACTACCAAAGGATCATTCAAGAGTATAAGAGCGATGAGAGTCCTGTTAATTAA
- a CDS encoding B12-binding domain-containing radical SAM protein produces the protein MYLAAYLRKYSGCEVKLLDASARIDLKRWEGDFLKYGYTDEMIVREVVNYQPDLVGISSMFTINSKGVHDTAGLIKKTAREIPIIIGGAHASAFPHWVLKDDNVSAVVKGEGEKTLLAIADRIVNKKSFLDLDGVVFRNVDGIVENRAREYIADLDTIPFPARDLLDMNVYFNEKYNYSHSMSPPRTTIVSSRGCPYRCTFCSIHSLWRHTYRMRSAQNVADEIEHLKNEYRVREVAFFDDNLTVSKKRMIAICDEIVGRKLDIHWCTPNGIAIWTLDKEVLSKMRESGCYKLTFGIETASPNTQKFIRKEHIDLNKSKELIRYCNEIGIWTHSTFIIGFPYETEADIMKTIDYAVSCGVDMATFFIATPYPGTEMYDIYKKENLLPDVGASNALEWLGAVNKAMCDTKYLKLEQIERFIALAQRKVYLDRAISFLNPLRAFPKIKGKDEIRYFVKQLYSYSKRLLKSLHK, from the coding sequence ATGTATCTGGCGGCGTATTTACGAAAATATAGCGGCTGCGAGGTTAAACTGCTGGATGCTTCAGCGCGGATTGACTTAAAGCGATGGGAAGGCGATTTCTTAAAATACGGATATACCGATGAAATGATCGTTCGTGAAGTTGTAAATTATCAGCCCGATTTGGTCGGCATATCCTCCATGTTCACGATCAACTCAAAAGGGGTCCATGATACTGCAGGGCTCATCAAAAAAACAGCGAGAGAAATTCCGATTATTATCGGCGGAGCCCATGCTTCGGCGTTTCCTCACTGGGTGCTGAAGGACGACAATGTGTCTGCGGTTGTTAAGGGGGAGGGCGAGAAAACATTATTGGCAATAGCGGACCGCATCGTAAACAAAAAAAGCTTTCTTGATCTGGACGGGGTCGTTTTCAGAAACGTCGATGGTATTGTTGAAAATCGCGCCAGAGAATATATCGCCGATCTTGATACCATCCCGTTCCCGGCGAGAGACTTGCTCGATATGAATGTTTATTTCAACGAGAAATACAATTACAGTCATTCAATGTCGCCGCCGAGAACAACAATAGTATCAAGCAGGGGATGTCCCTACAGATGCACGTTCTGTTCGATACACTCACTCTGGAGGCACACGTACCGGATGCGCAGCGCTCAAAATGTCGCGGATGAGATCGAACATCTGAAAAATGAGTATCGCGTGAGAGAGGTCGCTTTTTTTGATGACAATCTGACCGTCAGCAAGAAACGAATGATCGCTATTTGCGATGAAATAGTTGGAAGGAAACTCGATATCCACTGGTGTACTCCAAACGGCATCGCCATATGGACTCTGGACAAGGAGGTGCTGTCGAAGATGCGGGAAAGCGGATGCTATAAATTGACGTTTGGAATAGAGACGGCATCGCCGAATACACAGAAGTTCATCAGAAAAGAACACATTGATCTTAACAAATCAAAAGAGCTTATTCGCTATTGCAATGAGATCGGCATCTGGACACATTCGACATTTATCATCGGATTTCCTTATGAAACCGAAGCGGATATTATGAAAACGATCGACTATGCGGTAAGTTGCGGTGTTGATATGGCAACCTTCTTTATTGCAACCCCCTATCCCGGGACGGAGATGTACGATATTTACAAGAAGGAGAACTTATTGCCGGATGTCGGCGCGTCTAACGCACTTGAATGGCTTGGAGCTGTTAACAAGGCAATGTGTGATACAAAATATTTAAAATTAGAGCAAATTGAGAGGTTTATTGCCCTGGCCCAAAGAAAAGTGTACCTGGACAGGGCCATCAGCTTTTTGAACCCACTCAGGGCGTTTCCTAAAATCAAAGGAAAAGACGAAATCAGATATTTTGTTAAACAGTTATATTCGTATTCTAAAAGACTGCTCAAGAGTCTGCATAAATGA
- a CDS encoding UDP-N-acetylglucosamine transferase subunit ALG14: MKICIVSSCGGHLTEVRCLKPAYEAYEYFYVLNDKAILPADMRDRTYFMAHSERDKKFFINLLEAFQILRKEKPDVILSTGAGPAVPFAIVGRFLFRTRVLFIETVTRINKPSLTGRIMYWLAHDFFYQWKTLRQFFPKAKYGGPLL, from the coding sequence TTGAAAATATGCATCGTGTCATCCTGTGGCGGTCACCTGACCGAAGTCCGGTGTTTGAAACCTGCCTACGAGGCTTATGAGTACTTCTATGTCTTGAACGATAAGGCGATCCTGCCTGCCGATATGCGGGACAGAACGTATTTCATGGCGCATTCTGAGCGTGACAAGAAGTTTTTTATCAACCTTTTGGAAGCGTTTCAAATCTTGCGTAAGGAAAAACCGGACGTGATACTGAGCACCGGTGCAGGGCCGGCGGTTCCTTTTGCCATTGTCGGGCGGTTTTTATTCAGGACGCGCGTGCTATTTATAGAAACAGTTACGAGAATTAACAAACCTTCCCTGACGGGTCGAATAATGTACTGGCTGGCCCATGATTTCTTCTATCAATGGAAAACCCTGCGACAGTTCTTCCCAAAAGCAAAATACGGGGGACCATTATTGTGA
- a CDS encoding multidrug MFS transporter: protein MTTFVSVGNATQPFDRLIEAVLRIASRLPQPVIVQHGNTLLQCTGCISRPFMEMTEFSQHVEKAELLILHAGAGSVIQAIQAGKVPVVMPRRAKYGEHVDDHQLEFARALAEMGKVVVAEEPEDLIIAIEEARKRQGMAHALNKRPPLVDLIDETLREYAKTFEKATTQD, encoded by the coding sequence GTGACGACCTTTGTTTCAGTAGGAAATGCCACCCAACCTTTTGACCGTCTGATCGAGGCGGTTTTACGAATTGCCTCCAGACTGCCTCAGCCGGTTATTGTGCAGCACGGGAATACTCTTTTACAATGTACAGGGTGCATCTCAAGGCCATTTATGGAAATGACTGAATTCAGTCAGCATGTTGAGAAGGCAGAGTTACTGATTCTTCACGCGGGTGCGGGGTCAGTAATTCAGGCCATCCAGGCGGGGAAAGTTCCGGTGGTCATGCCGAGACGGGCAAAGTATGGCGAGCACGTGGATGACCATCAGTTGGAGTTTGCGCGGGCCCTGGCAGAAATGGGTAAAGTTGTGGTTGCTGAAGAACCGGAAGATTTGATTATTGCGATAGAAGAGGCAAGAAAGCGGCAAGGCATGGCGCACGCTTTGAATAAACGCCCCCCTCTGGTTGACTTGATTGACGAGACATTGCGGGAGTATGCGAAGACTTTTGAGAAAGCAACAACGCAGGATTAA
- a CDS encoding YdcF family protein — protein sequence MLLIAGIAFFIKAGSLLTVPKSATKPADLIVILGGETGARSIRGLELYREGLSSQILLTGIEYGELQTQQSYLDWRAQFLISSGVPKGRILFDLRARNSWEEAENTLELMKHKGWHRVIVVSDPPHLRRLDWVWGKIFKDSGIEYSLSASHPSWWDEKKWWSNEMSMKFVTMEYLKIGYYVLKY from the coding sequence TTGCTTCTGATCGCCGGCATCGCGTTCTTCATCAAGGCGGGATCGCTGCTCACCGTTCCCAAATCTGCCACCAAACCCGCCGACCTGATCGTCATTCTGGGCGGCGAGACCGGCGCCAGATCGATCCGTGGACTTGAACTCTACCGGGAGGGGCTTTCTTCACAGATTCTTCTGACCGGTATTGAGTATGGAGAGCTTCAGACGCAGCAAAGCTATCTTGACTGGCGCGCGCAATTTCTCATCTCATCGGGTGTTCCCAAAGGCCGGATCCTCTTTGATCTCCGTGCAAGGAATTCCTGGGAGGAAGCGGAAAATACCCTGGAACTGATGAAGCACAAAGGGTGGCATCGGGTGATCGTCGTCAGCGATCCGCCGCATCTGCGCCGACTTGACTGGGTCTGGGGTAAAATATTCAAAGATAGTGGTATCGAGTATTCCCTGAGCGCCTCGCATCCTTCCTGGTGGGATGAAAAGAAATGGTGGAGCAACGAGATGTCCATGAAGTTTGTGACCATGGAGTATTTGAAGATTGGGTATTATGTTTTGAAGTATTAG
- a CDS encoding type II toxin-antitoxin system HicA family toxin: protein MSPKLPQISGQDLIRGLQKLGYQVTRQKGSHVRLRKTTTTGEHHVTVPDHKMLAKGTLNDILSKVSLWNNISKDDLIKTL from the coding sequence GTGTCGCCTAAGCTGCCGCAAATCAGCGGACAGGACTTGATCCGAGGTCTTCAAAAACTCGGATATCAGGTGACCAGGCAGAAAGGAAGCCATGTCAGGCTTCGCAAAACAACAACTACGGGAGAACATCATGTCACCGTCCCGGACCATAAGATGTTGGCAAAAGGAACACTGAATGATATCCTCTCAAAAGTAAGCCTCTGGAACAATATCAGCAAGGACGATCTCATTAAAACGCTATAG
- a CDS encoding type II toxin-antitoxin system HicB family antitoxin: protein MLVKMDTYFDGEYWCARGTDEDIFTQGSTYEELLKNIKEAVSLHLEEELHKGKSVEILVMSEMELTGVA from the coding sequence ATGCTTGTTAAAATGGACACCTACTTTGATGGTGAATATTGGTGCGCAAGGGGCACTGATGAGGATATCTTTACTCAGGGCTCAACGTATGAGGAGTTATTGAAAAATATAAAAGAGGCCGTATCTTTGCACCTTGAAGAAGAGCTTCACAAGGGCAAATCAGTGGAAATTCTTGTAATGTCTGAAATGGAGCTTACCGGTGTCGCCTAA
- a CDS encoding carbamoyltransferase produces the protein MIILGLNAYHGDSSACLVVDGKLVAAAEEERFRRIKHWAGFPTDAVRYCLTAGGITIDQVDHVAVNRNPSANLLKKALFAFSKRPSFGAIKDRLSNASKIQDVKTILGSKFKVQGSGFDNQLKTHNLKLKTVVHNVEHHVAHLASSFFVSPFDSAAVVSVDGFGDFVSTMWGTGSGNRITVEDQVTFPHSLGLFYLAMTQYLGFPHYGDEYKVMGLAPYGKPTEMNTMRQIVQLKPNGRFELDLDHFLHHSEGISMVWDNGEPKIGTVYSDKMIEAFGPARQEDGPLTDHYKNIAASLQEMYEEVFFHLLDHVYKETKNPNLCLSGGCAMNSVANGKVFDRTGFKDLYVQSAAGDGGGAIGAAFYVWNQELKKPRSFVMEHAFWGPNFSEAEVSSELGVLSSELGKLKCLVEKVEDEAELCRRTAERIAEGKVVGWFQGRMEWGPRALGNRSIVCDPRRADMKEILNQKIKRRESFRPFAPSIIRDAVGEWFETDYEVPFMLQVYQIREEKRALIPAVTHVNGSGRLQTVTEGQNPRYFQLIKAFEKLTGVPMVLNTSFNENEPVVCTPKEALDCFLRTKMDVLVMGDWVVERQL, from the coding sequence TTGATCATCCTCGGTCTCAACGCATATCACGGTGACTCATCAGCCTGCCTCGTCGTTGACGGGAAGCTTGTCGCGGCGGCGGAAGAGGAGCGGTTCCGGCGCATCAAACACTGGGCCGGGTTTCCGACCGACGCTGTCAGATATTGCCTGACAGCGGGCGGGATCACCATCGACCAGGTGGACCATGTCGCCGTCAACCGCAACCCCAGCGCGAATCTTCTGAAAAAGGCGCTCTTTGCTTTCTCCAAGCGGCCGAGTTTTGGCGCAATCAAGGATCGGCTCTCTAATGCGTCAAAAATCCAGGATGTAAAAACCATCCTGGGTTCAAAGTTCAAGGTTCAGGGTTCAGGGTTTGATAATCAACTAAAAACTCATAACTTAAAACTCAAAACTGTTGTCCACAACGTGGAACACCATGTGGCTCACCTCGCCAGTTCGTTCTTCGTTTCTCCCTTCGATTCCGCGGCCGTGGTATCCGTGGACGGGTTCGGTGATTTTGTGAGCACCATGTGGGGTACGGGCAGCGGCAACCGGATCACCGTGGAAGACCAGGTGACATTTCCCCATTCCCTTGGTCTCTTCTATCTCGCCATGACGCAGTATCTCGGATTTCCCCATTACGGAGATGAATACAAGGTCATGGGCCTGGCCCCCTATGGCAAACCGACAGAGATGAACACGATGCGCCAGATAGTTCAATTGAAACCGAACGGGCGGTTCGAGCTGGACCTTGATCATTTTCTTCATCATTCGGAAGGCATATCAATGGTCTGGGACAATGGCGAACCGAAGATCGGGACGGTCTATTCCGACAAGATGATCGAGGCTTTCGGTCCGGCCAGGCAAGAAGACGGCCCGCTCACTGACCATTATAAAAACATTGCCGCCTCCCTGCAGGAGATGTACGAAGAGGTCTTCTTCCATCTTCTTGATCATGTATATAAGGAAACAAAGAACCCCAACCTCTGTCTTTCCGGGGGCTGTGCCATGAATTCCGTGGCGAACGGCAAGGTGTTCGACCGGACCGGTTTTAAGGACCTCTATGTCCAGTCTGCAGCCGGCGACGGCGGGGGCGCGATCGGCGCTGCATTTTACGTTTGGAACCAGGAACTGAAGAAACCCCGTTCGTTCGTCATGGAGCACGCGTTTTGGGGGCCAAACTTCAGCGAAGCTGAAGTTAGTTCGGAGTTGGGAGTTTTGAGTTCGGAGTTGGGGAAACTCAAGTGCCTGGTTGAAAAAGTAGAAGACGAGGCGGAGCTGTGCCGCAGAACGGCTGAGCGGATTGCCGAGGGAAAGGTGGTCGGCTGGTTCCAGGGCAGGATGGAGTGGGGGCCGCGGGCGCTCGGGAACCGCTCGATCGTGTGCGATCCCCGCCGTGCGGACATGAAGGAGATCCTGAACCAGAAGATCAAGCGCCGCGAGTCGTTCCGGCCGTTTGCGCCGTCGATCATCCGTGACGCAGTCGGAGAGTGGTTCGAGACCGACTATGAAGTGCCGTTCATGCTGCAGGTGTATCAGATCCGGGAAGAGAAACGTGCATTGATACCTGCTGTGACGCACGTGAACGGTTCCGGCAGGCTGCAGACCGTCACTGAGGGGCAGAATCCCAGGTACTTTCAGCTCATCAAGGCATTCGAGAAGCTGACAGGAGTGCCGATGGTACTCAATACGTCGTTCAATGAAAATGAACCCGTGGTCTGCACGCCGAAGGAGGCGCTGGACTGCTTTCTGCGCACGAAGATGGATGTGCTGGTGATGGGGGATTGGGTTGTGGAACGACAGCTTTGA